Proteins encoded within one genomic window of Deltaproteobacteria bacterium CG11_big_fil_rev_8_21_14_0_20_42_23:
- the mtgA gene encoding monofunctional biosynthetic peptidoglycan transglycosylase — translation MRRTITYILFAIILLPLLLWSKIILLDIPTLRYANPSTSSYMKSSESSARLHWTSFEDLPLFLRQAIVVAEDAKFYQHQGIDFSALRQALEVNFKRNRYARGGSTITMQLARNLYLSPHKTMFRKLREIILAAYMEQILSKERILECYLNLIEFAPNIFGVENAAQHYFHQSLQSLNRKELAFLVAIIPSPAKWGRLPAGEYVQKRMNTILARAGYATPLPEIQHEEDEGLESFYSSP, via the coding sequence ATGAGAAGAACAATCACTTACATTTTGTTTGCCATTATTTTGCTTCCGCTTTTGCTGTGGTCGAAAATTATTCTGCTGGATATTCCCACTTTGCGGTATGCCAATCCTTCTACAAGCTCATATATGAAAAGCAGCGAAAGTAGTGCTCGTCTGCATTGGACGTCGTTTGAAGATTTGCCGCTCTTTCTTCGTCAGGCTATTGTAGTGGCCGAAGATGCAAAGTTTTATCAGCATCAAGGCATTGATTTTTCTGCTTTGAGGCAAGCGTTGGAAGTAAACTTCAAACGAAATCGTTACGCCAGAGGTGGATCTACCATCACGATGCAGCTTGCGCGAAATTTGTATCTTTCTCCGCACAAAACCATGTTTCGCAAATTGAGAGAAATTATTTTGGCAGCTTACATGGAACAAATTCTTTCGAAGGAAAGAATTTTGGAATGCTATTTAAACCTGATTGAATTCGCACCAAATATTTTTGGCGTTGAAAATGCTGCGCAACATTATTTTCACCAATCGCTTCAATCTCTCAACAGGAAAGAGCTAGCCTTTTTAGTGGCCATTATTCCCAGCCCAGCAAAATGGGGTCGCTTACCAGCTGGTGAATATGTGCAAAAGCGCATGAACACTATCTTGGCGAGGGCTGGCTATGCTACGCCGTTGCCTGAAATACAGCATGAAGAAGATGAAGGTTTAGAGAGTTTTTATTCCTCCCCTTAG